The genomic window AAATAAGCTAACATTTGGTAAAGCAAATCCTTCTAGAAATGCTGCCCACCAACCTTGAACCGCTGGATGGTCACCTGTTGCTTTTCCAATAGCTCCTTTTAAATAACCTGATGCATCAAATCCGCCAGTTACTTTACCCCAACCAGCATGTAGAAATTGCCAACCAACATATAAACGGAATAGAACTAAGATAGCAGATGCAATTTTATTTTCTCTTAAAAATTTGACCATGTTAACCACTCCTTTTTATTTGAGCCAATTTTTTTATATTGGCGCTTCTTATATTTTTATAATACTACCTTCTACAAATTTTGAAAGCGATTTGTGAAAGACTTCACAAATACTTCAAATTTTATTGACGAAAATGTGTCCAAAAAACATATATTTCACATTCTTTTTTCATATTAAACGTAATCATTTGAGGAATTTGGTAAATGAACACAAATCTTCTTCACAATAACTCATTAGATTCTATCCTCTATTTACAACGATTAAACACATTACTTATATATGAAATCACTATTTCTACATAATAAAACGCCGCTTTGACTTATACATTAATAAGAAAACGACGTTATATTATAAAGATGATTAAACACATTTATCTTTCCAGTAGCATAATACACTTTTGTACATAGTACTTAGAGTTTTTCCTTTACTGCTTCATACTTTAAAATCACCGTAATGTTACCTCTTCACGTAGATGATCTATTTTTATAAACAATTGATTAGGCAATGTTCGTTGTAACTCTTGATCATATTTTTTCAACTGATTAAAAGGTATCTCAAACTGCACTTCTTTTTCCTCATTAGGTTGTAATGAAACTCTTTCAAAGGCTGTAAGCTGCTTATGTCTAGGTGTCACTCCTTGATAAAAATCTTGTGCATACACGAGTACAACTTCATCCCCTGCAACCGCACCTGTATTTTTAACAATGATAGACACCTTAAGAGTCTTATCATTATTCATAAGATCTGATACTTTTAAATCTTTATAAGAAAATGTTGTATAGCTTAAGCCGTCACCAAACGAGAACAAAGGCTCATACGTAGCTGTTACTCTATCATTGTAATAGGTTGGTAGCTGACCTTCATGTTTTGGAATTGTAATCGGTAGCTTCCCCGATGGATTATAGTCCCCAAACAATACGTCAGCTATTGCCATGCCCCCCTCTGTCCCAGGTAAGAACGTCCACAATACACCCTTGACCATACTAGCTTCTTGTTCAATCGCTAGCGGGCGTCCTGAGACAGTTACCATCACTACGTTCTCATTTACAGATTGTAATGTTGCTAGTAACTCGGACTGTCCATCCGGTAAAGCTAACGATGTTGTATTCCCTTCGAATTCTGCGTATGGCTTTTCACCGACGACTGCAATAACTACATCAACATCTTTAGCTACTGCCATAATTTCGTCACGTTCCTCTTCCCCAGTTAAGATGCTAATGTTTGTTTGAGGAGAGACTTTTTTCTTTATTTCATCTAAAACTGTACTACCTGTTGTTAAATCATGTTCCTCCGCACCTTGCCATCCAATTGTCCATCCACCCGCTAGACGACTTATACTATTGGCTGTCGGTCCGACAACCAGTATAGATTTTACATCTTTTGGAAGTGGTAATATATCGTCATTCTTTAAAAGAATAATAGACTGTCTCGCAAGCTCTCTCGCCGTTTCAAAGGTTTCCTGTCTTTTAAACACATCTGCGGCTTCGTCAGCAATTACATATCGTTCGTCAAATAGACCAAGTTCTTTTTTTAAGGTTAATATGCGTTGAACAGATTCGTCTAATCTCTCTTCAGATATCGCGCCTTCTGTCACCAACTCAATTAATAGATCTATATCTTCTAGTGTCATCGGGATCATGGACATATCTATACCCGCCTCAAAAGCTAGGGCATTAGCCTGTTTGTAATTCCGCGAAACTTGATGGTAATCTGTTAGTTTATGAACATCTTCCCAATCCGATAGAATGACGCCATTAAAGTGTAATTCATCTCGTAATAGATCTGTCAGTAGCCCTTTAGAAGCATGGACAGGTACTCCGTTGACTTCAGCACTGTTTACCATAACCGTATCAACTCCTGCATTAAACGCAGCTTCAAACGGTGGCAAGTATATTTCTCGTAAAGTTCGCTCTGATATATCAGCAGGTTGACGATCTTGTCCGTTGTTTGTTCCACTGTATGCAATGAAGTGCTTAGCTGTTGCGGCCACTTTTCCTGATGCTTCGATTCCATTTATCATATGCTTGCCCATCATTGAAACTAAATACGGATCTTCTCCGAACGTTTCATATGTACGGCCCCAACGAGGGTCGCGCGCTACATCCAAAACAGGTGCAAAGTTCCAGTTAATGCCTGTAGCCGCAAGTTCCTCTGATGTCAGAGCAGCCTCTTTCTCGGCTAGTTGTACATTAAATGTAGAAGCAACTGCTAAATTATGAGGATAAATTACAGCACCTTTTACATTATTATGCCCATGCACGGCATCTACACCATAAAGGACTGGGATATTTAATCGTGTTTGTTCTGTCATTTTTTGAACTTCATTCACCATTTCAGCCCATTCTTTAGGCGAATTTATATCAGGAGAGCCACCTCCTCCACTTAAAATCGAGCCTACTCCGTAATCAACAATAACTGTTTTTAACTTATTCTTGTCCAACCCACCTTTTGACCAAGTGTTTTTCATTAGAAAATGAATATCTATCTGTGCCAACTGTCCTACTTTTTCTTCGATGGTCATATCTGAAATCAATTGGTCGATTTCGTCGTTAATTTGTGGAGATGAGTTGTTTGTACATGCTGATAATACAAGGAAAACTAATAGGATAATTGA from Bacillus sp. HMF5848 includes these protein-coding regions:
- a CDS encoding glycoside hydrolase family 3 N-terminal domain-containing protein — protein: MRKISIILLVFLVLSACTNNSSPQINDEIDQLISDMTIEEKVGQLAQIDIHFLMKNTWSKGGLDKNKLKTVIVDYGVGSILSGGGGSPDINSPKEWAEMVNEVQKMTEQTRLNIPVLYGVDAVHGHNNVKGAVIYPHNLAVASTFNVQLAEKEAALTSEELAATGINWNFAPVLDVARDPRWGRTYETFGEDPYLVSMMGKHMINGIEASGKVAATAKHFIAYSGTNNGQDRQPADISERTLREIYLPPFEAAFNAGVDTVMVNSAEVNGVPVHASKGLLTDLLRDELHFNGVILSDWEDVHKLTDYHQVSRNYKQANALAFEAGIDMSMIPMTLEDIDLLIELVTEGAISEERLDESVQRILTLKKELGLFDERYVIADEAADVFKRQETFETARELARQSIILLKNDDILPLPKDVKSILVVGPTANSISRLAGGWTIGWQGAEEHDLTTGSTVLDEIKKKVSPQTNISILTGEEERDEIMAVAKDVDVVIAVVGEKPYAEFEGNTTSLALPDGQSELLATLQSVNENVVMVTVSGRPLAIEQEASMVKGVLWTFLPGTEGGMAIADVLFGDYNPSGKLPITIPKHEGQLPTYYNDRVTATYEPLFSFGDGLSYTTFSYKDLKVSDLMNNDKTLKVSIIVKNTGAVAGDEVVLVYAQDFYQGVTPRHKQLTAFERVSLQPNEEKEVQFEIPFNQLKKYDQELQRTLPNQLFIKIDHLREEVTLR